One stretch of Gopherus flavomarginatus isolate rGopFla2 chromosome 2, rGopFla2.mat.asm, whole genome shotgun sequence DNA includes these proteins:
- the RGS20 gene encoding regulator of G-protein signaling 20, with the protein MGSERMEMRKRQMSVAQETPSSTQAQHGTGNRASNACCFCWCCCCSCSCLTVRNQDEERARRTSHELRAESIPNCEESPTPTLEEVNAWAQSFDKLMITPAGRNAFREFLRTEFSEENMLFWMACEELKQESNKSVIEEKARLIYEDYISILSPKEVSLDSRVREVINRNMLEPSQHTFDDAQLQIYTLMHRDSYPRFMNSAIYKDLLQSLSEKSIKA; encoded by the exons ATGGGATCGGAGCGGATGGAAATGCGCAAACGGCAGATGTCTGTGGCCCAGGAGACACCAAGTTCCACACAGGCACAGCATGGCACTGGGAATCGAGCTTCCAAtgcctgctgcttttgttggtgCTGTTGTTGCAGCTGCTCATG TCTTACTGTTAGGAATCAAGATGAAGAGAGAGCAAGGAGGACATCCCATGAACTCAGAGCAGAGAGTATTCCAAACTGTGAGGAGAg TCCCACTCCTACTCTTGAAGAAGTAAATGCTTGGGCTCAGTCATTTGACAAGTTAATGATCACCCCAGCGGGCAGAAATGCTTTCCGGGAGTTCCTCCGAACAGAATTCAGTGAAGAGAACATGCTTTTCTGGATGGCCTGTGAGGAGTTAAAGCAGGAATCCAACAAGAGTGTCATAGAAGAAAAAGCAAGGTTAATCTATGAAGATTATATTTCTATCCTTTCTCCAAAAGAG GTCAGCCTGGACTCCAGAGTAAGAGAAGTTATCAACCGAAATATGCTGGAACCATCACAACATACTTTTGATGATGCACAGCTTCAGATTTACACCTTAATGCATAGAGACTCCTACCCACGGTTTATGAACTCTGCTATTTATAAGGACTTGCTTCAGTCCTTATCTGAGAAATCCATCAAAgcataa